In the genome of Ignavibacteriales bacterium, one region contains:
- a CDS encoding dihydrodipicolinate synthase family protein: protein MIKGIYPPLATPFINGEVAYDKLQFNISKYNSTGLSGYVVFGSNGESVFLSDEEKIKIVSTVKASASNDKKIIAGTGSESIRETIRLTNAAADEGADYALVLTPSYYKSSMDHQAMIDYFNSVADSIKIPLIIYNVPKFTGICIEPRTVSQLALHSNIAGLKNSYEDIAHTAEIIKNTPEDFTTLIGTASVLYPGLALGCKGGILALANIAVDECISIYKNYINGNYNEAKNIQLRILELNKAVTARFGVAGLKAALDMLGYFGGEPMKPLRRLNEVQFKELKEILIRAELLL from the coding sequence ATGATAAAAGGAATTTATCCACCTCTCGCGACTCCGTTTATTAACGGTGAAGTTGCTTATGATAAACTTCAGTTCAATATCTCAAAATATAATTCTACAGGTTTGAGCGGTTACGTCGTATTTGGTTCGAACGGCGAAAGTGTTTTCCTTTCTGATGAAGAGAAAATAAAAATTGTTTCAACAGTAAAAGCATCAGCTTCAAATGATAAAAAAATAATTGCAGGTACAGGTTCTGAATCGATAAGAGAAACAATTAGACTAACAAATGCCGCTGCCGATGAAGGTGCAGACTATGCGTTGGTGCTTACTCCATCATACTACAAAAGCAGTATGGATCATCAGGCAATGATCGATTATTTCAATTCAGTTGCCGATTCAATAAAAATCCCGCTGATAATTTATAATGTGCCGAAGTTTACAGGAATCTGCATTGAGCCAAGAACCGTTTCGCAGCTTGCACTTCATTCAAATATAGCAGGACTTAAAAATAGTTATGAAGACATTGCTCATACTGCCGAGATAATAAAAAATACTCCCGAAGATTTTACAACACTGATTGGGACGGCATCTGTACTTTATCCCGGACTGGCGCTCGGATGTAAAGGAGGAATACTCGCACTCGCAAACATTGCCGTTGATGAATGTATTTCAATTTATAAAAATTATATAAATGGAAATTATAATGAAGCAAAAAATATTCAACTCAGAATTTTGGAATTGAACAAAGCTGTAACAGCACGATTCGGAGTGGCGGGATTAAAAGCTGCTCTGGATATGCTGGGTTACTTTGGAGGTGAGCCAATGAAACCACTACGCAGATTGAATGAAGTTCAATTCAAAGAATTAAAAGAAATTTTGATTAGAGCAGAACTATTGTTGTAA